The genomic window AGGGGGTAAAAcacaagaaaaggaacacgTCCGTGCGCacgggtggaaaaaatgaattatattaatattataaatatatatatatatatatttttttttttttttttttttttttttttgcatgtgtatgtatgtcaacgtgtgcattttttattagtaatgtatttttgaattttattttgtaggCCTGGAGGTGCCTACTCAGGTGCTGCGTGGTGGAATGCTTTCCCCTGTGGGTAACACACTCGAGGGACACGTACAGGAGAAAGCATTTTCACCAGTCCACCATTGGGTGATGACCTCTGTCAGTATGAACACAACGAGTGGAAGCATCCATGCAAGCATAAATGCATGTGTGCCGCAAGGGAGGGTGGCCCCTTACAACTTATCCAAGTAGTTGTCCAACTGCGGCATTTCGACCTTAATACCCTTTCTCTCTCTAATGTTCATAATAATTTTGTAGGAATTTTTGTTGGAGTCAAATGGATCATCATAAAGTACAGACCAGTGATCAAACACACATTGTGGGAATGCTTGTCCGGAAGTGGCAGCTCGTAAAGCAGAGGTGAAACCGAAGGATTCTGCGACGGGGAGATGTGCCTGTATTTTTAGTAGTGGCGTACCTAATTTCTGATCTTCTGAAATAACAATACCTCTCCTTTTGTTTAATACTGAGTAGACTCCACTGACAACATCTTGTGGGCAGCTAATATCAACAAGGTAGATGGGTTCTACTAATCTTGGGAAAGCAGTCAATTCACAAGCGTAGATACATTTCTTACAAGCAGGCATAATTTGTCCAGCACCTCTATGTATAGCATCAGCATGCATATGAACGTCTAACATTCTAAACTCACAACCTCTTAAGTTTTCTTCACATAAAACTCCCTCCTTGGATGCCCATTGAAAAGCTGCTACACAGTGCACCTTAATTTCATTCATGTACTGGATACCACTGGTATTATCGGTCAACAAATTGGGTCCAATAGTTTCTGGTCCGAATGCCCAGATTTTCAAGGCTAAGTTTTTATCCCACTGGTAGTTACTGTGTAGGTAATTTGCCCTGGCTTTGGGATCGTCCTTATCTGATACTTTGCTCTTGTCAATATCTTCTGGTAATCCTTCAGCTAATGGGAACGCTTTCATAAAGAGACGGTTGTGTTTGTTTGGTGACTTACCCAAACAGGTGATGGAGGATTCTTCTGTAACCGTTTCTCTATACGAAACAACGGGGTCGGATACGATAAAGTCAATCTGTGCATATTCGTCTTTTAAATCTTTTAAGCAAATTTCAATGTGTAATTCACCACAACCGGAAATGATATGTTCTCCTGATTCGTCTGTCTGGCACAGGACTAATGGATCAGACTTGGCTAATTTCTTAAGACCATCAACTAGTTTTGGTAACTGCTTGCTATCTTTAGGCTTCACAGCAACACGCACAACTGGAGACACACTGTACTTCATATCAGCAATGTTATGTGCTTCCTTAAAAGTTGTAATAGTTCCTGATTTTACAATGAATTGATCTACTCCTACTAAACAACAGGTATTACCACATGGGACATCCTGCACTTGTTCGGTATACCTACCCATCATGAGAACAGTCCTCTGAATATTCTTCTCATACAGATCCGTTTTCTCTCCTGGTACGTAATGTGGACCTTGGATTCTTACCTTCTGTCCTGTTGCAACTGTTCCTGAGAAAACACGACCAAAGGCGTAAAATCTTCCCTTATCAGATGTGGGCACCATTTTCGATATGT from Plasmodium coatneyi strain Hackeri chromosome 12, complete sequence includes these protein-coding regions:
- a CDS encoding Elongation factor 2 → MVNFTVDQVREIMNKTKQIRNMSVIAHVDHGKSTLTDSLVSKAGIISSKHAGDARFTDTRADEQERCITIKSTGISMYFEHDLEDGEGKKPFLINLIDSPGHVDFSSEVTAALRVTDGALVVVDTIEGVCVQTETVLYQALGERIKPVLHVNKVDRALLELQMEVEDIYQTFARTIESVNVIISTYTDKLMGDIQVYPEKGTVSFGSGLQGWAFTLETFSRIYSKKFGIEKSKMMQRLWGNSFYDAKTKKWSKNQQEGYKRGFCQFIMEPILNLCQSIMNDDKEKYTKMLTNIGVELKGDDKNLTGKQLLKKAMQLWLPAGDTLLEMIVTHLPSPATAQKYRVENLYEGPMDDEAANAIRNCDPNGPLMMYISKMVPTSDKGRFYAFGRVFSGTVATGQKVRIQGPHYVPGEKTDLYEKNIQRTVLMMGRYTEQVQDVPCGNTCCLVGVDQFIVKSGTITTFKEAHNIADMKYSVSPVVRVAVKPKDSKQLPKLVDGLKKLAKSDPLVLCQTDESGEHIISGCGELHIEICLKDLKDEYAQIDFIVSDPVVSYRETVTEESSITCLGKSPNKHNRLFMKAFPLAEGLPEDIDKSKVSDKDDPKARANYLHSNYQWDKNLALKIWAFGPETIGPNLLTDNTSGIQYMNEIKVHCVAAFQWASKEGVLCEENLRGCEFRMLDVHMHADAIHRGAGQIMPACKKCIYACELTAFPRLVEPIYLVDISCPQDVVSGVYSVLNKRRGIVISEDQKLGTPLLKIQAHLPVAESFGFTSALRAATSGQAFPQCVFDHWSVLYDDPFDSNKNSYKIIMNIRERKGIKVEMPQLDNYLDKL